The Daucus carota subsp. sativus chromosome 9, DH1 v3.0, whole genome shotgun sequence genome window below encodes:
- the LOC108201156 gene encoding putative pectinesterase/pectinesterase inhibitor 28, whose translation MDKKRKRFDLKNWSAVFVSMAALVLISIGVISNQRKNNTSVNEKHISLSKKALLDICHGLDFAETCAQHLPFKLFGDDHKPGEFMRMGMDAAMNNLREAGRKAVAMQAEHSDEHTKNALLQCGELADKAVNDLQRSLQHFLDHEIKGLDEIVDDILVWLSGALTYQQTCLNGFLSDDGKPVGPVHENMKVALKNGMELTTNALGMVTRFSSNFDSSAQGQAAAPTNRRRLEAFPGWLDPTRRALLGPAIAPAAPGNVKADVIVAQDGSGKYKTINEALKDIPLNGLKTFTLYIKAGVYNEKVVFSMAHKNVVLIGDGPTKTKITGALSVTDGQTTFMSATVAVEGDVFFAKDIGFENSAGAAKGQAVALRAGADKIIFYNCRIDGYQDTLYSHTYRQFYRDCVISGTIDFLFGDSAAVFQNCTFLIRKPGVGQGPVVMAQSRINIRQPTGVVLQNCTIVEDASLAAEKATTPPAFLGRPWTEFSRTIIMESFISNIINPEGYTLWNGTFGLNTSFYAEFGNRGPGSATDKRVKWQAFKALGPAEIERFTPNKFIQSDTWVPQTKIPYISGFTFPPGRGTPASASAKAPAAGNEDIPFQNQRNCYNSKVTFNGQTCSFIGNNQKKFDKHITLSRKTLLDICHAVDFRDACISNLPFKILRNNHDPKELLHKGFEVAMTHLRTASQRTLSLGLIHREPRTQGALTSCRELTEMAISDLQRSVDKFINHEIGSLARILNDLLIWVSGAMTYQETCLDGFVNTNTLVGQHMRLALRTGMELTTNVLGMMTQVATKFEASIQVTTTLHNRRLKSTARFPEWVESDKRRLLEDNQGNVKADLVVAQDGSGKYRTINDALWDIPKHSDNTFVLYVKEGVYKEKVQFNSSMRHVMLIGDGPRKTRITGSLNFVDGTPTYQSATVAIAGDYFIAKDIGFENTAGPEKHQAVALRVAADKSVFYNCQMDGYQDTLYTHTYRQFYRDCVVSGTVDFVFGDAAAIFQNCTFLVRKPMDNQQCIVTAQGRKNERQPTGIVFQNCTITDEASLHPVKNNFAVYLGRPWKEYSRTVIMESYLDDLIRPEGFLPWMGTIGLNTLFYTEFNNRGPGSSKDKRVNWPGIKELSPDRIQYFTANKFIQADGWVPSSKVPYSSGLMFQSPQQGALGPVPDQDFADSAYKNIRDSYSSHANFTPTPSPTPSANTSPPAPVSDNQGSSTSPADNSASRTTQTAPSNEIGQNSASPASTTVPSAETGSNPASPDAPTVPSTQTGSNFGSRDAPPDSSSTVTGSNFASRDAPRDSSSEVGSNFASRDAPRDSSSEVGSNFASHDAPRDSSSEVGSNFASRDAPRDSSSGVGSNFASRDPPSNPSPKLNPDFPFSTIIKFP comes from the exons ATGGACAAGAAACGCAAaagatttgatttaaaaaactGGTCTGCAGTCTTTGTTTCCATGGCAGCGTTGGTGTTGATCAGCATAGGCGTTATCAGCAACCAAAGAAAAAATAATACCAGTGTTAATGAAAAGCACATTTCATTGTCGAAAAAAGCACTTCTGGACATCTGTCATGGGCTTGATTTTGCAGAGACTTGTGCTCAGCACCTGCCTTTTAAGCTGTTTGGGGATGATCATAAGCCCGGGGAATTTATGCGGATGGGGATGGATGCCGCGATGAATAATCTGAGGGAGGCGGGGAGGAAGGCGGTAGCTATGCAAGCGGAGCACAGTGATGAGCATACGAAGAATGCTCTGCTGCAATGTGGTGAGCTCGCGGATAAGGCTGTTAATGACCTCCAGAGGTCTCTGCAGCATTTTCTTGATCATGAGATTAAGGGTTTGGATGaaattgttgatgatattttggTTTGGTTGAGTGGTGCATTGACATATCAACAGACTTGTTTGAATGGGTTCTTGAGTGATGATGGAAAACCGGTTGGGCCGGTTCATGAGAATATGAAGGTGGCTTTGAAGAATGGGATGGAGTTAACCACCAATGCCCTTGGAATGGTCACTCGGTTTAGCTCCAATTTTGACTCATCGGCTCAAGGACAAGCGGCTGCTCCTACTAATCGTCGTCGTCTAGAGGCGTTTCCAGGATGGTTGGATCCTACGAGAAGGGCTCTTCTTGGTCCTGCTATTGCTCCTGCAGCTCCCGGGAATGTTAAGGCGGATGTGATTGTTGCACAAGATGGTTCGGGTAAGTATAAGACGATTAATGAAGCGTTGAAGGACATTCCTCTGAATGGTCTCAAGACCTTCACACTTTACATCAAGGCAGGGGTGTATAACGAAAAAGTTGTATTCAGCATGGCTCATAAGAATGTGGTGCTCATAGGTGATGGTCCAACCAAGACGAAAATAACCGGAGCTCTCAGCGTCACTGATGGACAAACTACCTTCATGTCTGCAACAGTTG CTGTTGAAGGGGACGTTTTCTTCGCAAAGGACATTGGATTTGAGAACTCTGCTGGCGCTGCCAAGGGCCAAGCGGTGGCACTCAGGGCGGGAGCTGATAAAATAATCTTCTATAATTGCCGAATAGATGGATACCAAGACACTCTCTACTCACACACTTATCGCCAATTCTACAGAGATTGTGTCATTTCTGGCACCATAGACTTTCTTTTCGGTGACTCTGCAGCTGTCTTCCAAAACTGCACATTCCTGATCCGAAAGCCCGGGGTCGGTCAAGGCCCCGTTGTTATGGCTCAAAGCAGGATCAATATACGTCAGCCTACAGGAGTTGTGTTACAGAACTGCACAATTGTTGAGGACGCGTCGCTAGCAGCAGAAAAAGCGACCACCCCCCCTGCATTCCTCGGAAGGCCTTGGACAGAATTTTCTAGAACAATCATCATGGAATCTTTCATAAGTAACATTATTAATCCTGAAGGCTATACACTATGGAACGGGACATTTGGTCTAAACACTTCATTTTACGCGGAATTTGGCAACAGAGGTCCAGGGTCAGCTACAGATAAACGCGTAAAATGGCAAGCATTCAAGGCACTTGGTCCTGCTGAAATCGAACGTTTCActccaaataaatttattcaatcAGATACTTGGGTACCGCAGACTAAAATTCCTTATATATCAGGCTTTACATTCCCACCAGGTCGAGGCACACCGGCCTCGGCCTCAGCCAAAGCCCCTGCAGCTGGAAACGAAGATATACCTTTCCAGAATCAAAGAAATTGTTACAATAGTAAGGTTACATTTAATGGCCAAACCTGTA GCTTCATTGGCAACAACCAAAAGAAATTTGACAAGCACATCACATTATCTCGAAAAACCCTTCTAGACATTTGCCATGCAGTTGATTTCAGAGATGCATGCATTAGTAACCTTCCTTTTAAGATCCTGAGAAATAATCATGATCCTAAGGAATTGTTGCACAAGGGGTTTGAGGTGGCCATGACACATTTGAGGACTGCGTCACAGAGGACATTGTCGCTTGGATTGATCCACAGAGAGCCGCGTACACAAGGCGCTCTGACGAGTTGTAGGGAGCTCACGGAAATGGCCATAAGTGACCTCCAGAGGTCTGTTGACAAGTTCATTAATCATGAGATTGGGAGCCTTGCTAGGATTCTGAATGATCTTTTGATTTGGGTAAGCGGTGCCATGACGTACCAGGAGACTTGTTTGGATGGATTTGTGAATACGAATACTCTGGTTGGGCAGCATATGAGGCTGGCCTTAAGAACTGGCATGGAGTTGACAACCAATGTGCTTGGCATGATGACTCAAGTTGCCACAAAATTTGAAGCATCAATACAAGTTACAACCACCCTTCATAATCGTCGTCTCAAATCAACAGCCAGATTCCCAGAATGGGTAGAATCTGATAAAAGGCGGCTTCTTGAAGATAATCAGGGGAATGTTAAGGCAGACCTTGTTGTTGCACAAGATGGATCAGGAAAGTATAGGACAATAAATGATGCCTTATGGGACATTCCTAAACATAGTGACAATACGTTTGTGCTATACGTTAAGGAAGGTGTGTATAAGGAAAAAGTTCAATTCAATTCAAGTATGAGGCATGTGATGCTGATAGGCGATGGTCCTCGCAAGACAAGGATAACAGGAAGTTTGAACTTCGTGGATGGAACGCCCACCTACCAGAGCGCAACTGTTG CTATTGCCGGAGATTATTTCATTGCAAAGGACATTGGCTTTGAGAACACTGCAGGCCCCGAAAAACACCAGGCTGTGGCACTCAGGGTTGCAGCTGATAAGTCAGTATTCTATAACTGCCAAATGGATGGATACCAAGACACCCTGTACACACACACTTATCGCCAATTCTACAGAGACTGTGTGGTTTCAGGCACAGTGGACTTTGTTTTTGGTGACGCGGCTGCTATTTTCCAGAACTGTACATTTTTAGTCCGAAAGCCTATGGACAATCAACAATGCATTGTCACGGCACAGGGCAGGAAAAATGAGCGGCAGCCAACTGGAATTGTCTTTCAAAACTGCACCATAACTGATGAGGCCTCACTCCATCCTGTTAAAAACAACTTCGCAGTTTACCTTGGAAGACCATGGAAAGAATATTCAAGAACAGTCATCATGGAATCTTACCTAGATGATCTAATTCGACCCGAAGGATTCCTCCCTTGGATGGGTACAATTGGCTTAAACACACTCTTTTATACAGAGTTTAACAACAGAGGACCTGGTTCAAGCAAAGATAAACGCGTAAATTGGCCTGGAATCAAGGAGCTAAGTCCTGATCGGATACAATATTTTACTGCTAATAAATTTATTCAGGCAGATGGTTGGGTGCCATCTTCCAAAGTCCCTTATTCATCTGGCCTTATGTTTCAATCCCCACAACAAGGTGCATTAGGCCCAGTTCCAGACCAAGATTTTGCAGATTCAGCTTACAAGAATATCCGAGATTCTTATAGTTCTCATGCTAACTTTACACCAACTCCTTCCCCAACTCCCTCAGCTAATACTTCTCCACCCGCACCCGTGTCTGATAACCAAGGTTCATCTACATCTCCTGCAGATAATTCTGCATCTCGCACTACACAAACAGCTCCTTCAAATGAAATAGGTCAAAATTCTGCTTCTCCCGCTTCAACGACAGTTCCTTCAGCTGAAACAGGTTCAAATCCTGCTTCTCCTGATGCCCCGACAGTTCCTTCAACTCAAACAGGTTCAAATTTTGGTTCTCGTGATGCACCACCAGATTCTTCTTCAACTGTAACAGGTTCAAATTTTGCTTCTCGTGATGCACCAAGAGATTCTTCAAGTGAAGTAGGTTCGAATTTTGCTTCTCGTGATGCACCAAGAGATTCTTCAAGTGAAGTAGGTTCAAATTTTGCTTCTCATGATGCACCAAGAGATTCTTCAAGTGAAGTAGGTTCAAATTTCGCTTCTCGTGATGCACCAAGAGATTCTTCAAGTGGAGTAGGTTCAAATTTCGCTTCTCGTGATCCACCATCAAATCCTTCACCAAAACTAAATCCAGATTTCCCCTTCAGTACAATTATAAAATTCCCTTAG
- the LOC108201900 gene encoding uncharacterized protein LOC108201900, producing METIEHKLVSVNGITMHVAEKGTGPVVLFLHGFPELWYTWHRQILAFAASGYRAVAPDLRGYGDTDAPEAVTKYSCHHVVGDIVALIESLGVDKVFLVAHDWGAMIGWYLCLFRPDMVTAFVPLTVPFRPRNPRWKPVEAMKAFFGDDYYMCRFQEPEIEAEIKKYGTANYIKKVIASRKPGPPCLQKENPFGNPDTDTPVTLPSWFSEEDLKYYVNKFEHKGFSGPLNYYRTLDLSWELTAPWTGSKVKVPVKFMVGDEDVIYTTPGTKEYVHSPSFKKDVPLLEDIVILEGVAHFLHQEKPEEVNAYIHNFFKKF from the exons ATGGAAACTATAGAGCACAAACTAGTGAGTGTAAATGGCATAACCATGCATGTGGCCGAGAAAGGAACAGGACCCGTGGTCCTGTTCCTTCACGGCTTCCCCGAATTGTGGTACACATGGCACCGCCAGATCCTGGCCTTTGCGGCCTCTGGCTACCGAGCTGTGGCTCCGGATCTTCGGGGCTATGGTGACACTGATGCTCCAGAAGCAGTCACAAAGTACTCGTGTCACCATGTAGTGGGTGATATAGTGGCTCTTATCGAGTCACTGGGAGTTGATAAGGTTTTTTTGGTTGCACATGACTGGGGTGCCATGATAGGATGGTACTTGTGCCTTTTCAGGCCTGATATGGTTACGGCTTTCGTTCCGCTTACTGTGCCTTTTCGGCCCAGGAATCCGAGGTGGAAGCCTGTTGAAGCGATGAAAGCCTTCTTTGGTGATGACTACTATATGTGCAGATTTCAG GAACCTGAGATTGAAGCTGAGATAAAGAAGTATGGGACTGCAAACTACATCAAGAAAGTCATAGCTAGTCGCAAACCAGGCCCCCCGTGCTTGCAAAAGGAAAACCCTTTCGGTAATCCTGACACTGATACTCCTGTGACATTGCCTTCATGGTTTTCCGAAGAGGATCTCAAGTACTATGTCAACAAATTTGAGCACAAGGGCTTCTCCGGACCACTTAACTACTATCGCACGTTGGATCT AAGCTGGGAGTTGACAGCTCCATGGACAGGATCGAAAGTTAAGGTACCTGTTAaattcatggttggagatgaaGATGTGATTTATACGACCCCCGGGACCAAAGAATATGTTCACAGTCCAAGTTTCAAGAAGGACGTGCCGTTGTTGGAGGACATTGTTATACTGGAAGGAGTTGCTCATTTCCTGCACCAAGAAAAACCAGAAGAAGTTAATGCCTACATTCATAATTTCTTCAAGAAGTTTTAA